A window of Caldisericota bacterium contains these coding sequences:
- the ftsZ gene encoding cell division protein FtsZ, whose product MLDPWVSAQAKIRVIGIGGGGSNAINRMMDEGIKGVEFIAINTDVQVLALNKAEKKVQIGARTTGGLGAGSYPEIGKTSADESKEELKKILEGTDLVFVTAGMGGGTGTGASPIIASIAKEMNILTIAIVTKPFKFEGKKRMEVAENGIKELTPEVDTVITISNDRLLKLVDKKTTINDAFKLADNILYHAVRSISDLITMPGLVNVDFADVKTTLKDAGTAWLGMGNGHGENRATEAARAAIKSPLLEFSLTGADRVLYNITGGKDLTLFEVDEATKVITESASSDANIIFGTAIDESLTDEIYISVIAAGFDKSAQVSKKMKVLNIDSESIDIGNFETPAFIRRKKTTE is encoded by the coding sequence ATGCTTGATCCATGGGTAAGTGCCCAAGCAAAAATTCGTGTAATAGGTATTGGTGGCGGAGGAAGCAACGCTATAAATAGAATGATGGATGAAGGAATAAAAGGAGTAGAATTCATCGCAATAAACACTGATGTACAGGTTCTTGCATTAAACAAAGCAGAAAAAAAAGTGCAAATAGGCGCAAGAACGACAGGAGGATTGGGTGCAGGTTCTTATCCTGAGATAGGAAAGACATCCGCGGATGAAAGCAAGGAAGAACTTAAAAAAATTTTAGAGGGTACCGATCTTGTATTCGTTACAGCCGGTATGGGCGGAGGCACTGGCACTGGAGCTTCCCCTATTATAGCGTCCATTGCAAAAGAAATGAACATTCTCACAATAGCAATAGTAACAAAACCCTTTAAATTTGAAGGAAAAAAAAGAATGGAAGTTGCAGAAAATGGAATAAAAGAGCTTACACCTGAAGTAGACACTGTCATAACAATATCAAACGACAGATTATTAAAACTCGTGGATAAAAAAACTACAATCAACGATGCCTTCAAATTAGCAGATAATATATTGTATCATGCAGTAAGAAGCATCTCAGACCTTATTACAATGCCAGGTTTGGTCAATGTAGACTTTGCAGATGTTAAAACAACACTTAAAGATGCTGGAACAGCATGGCTCGGCATGGGAAACGGCCATGGAGAAAATAGGGCAACAGAAGCTGCAAGAGCAGCAATAAAAAGCCCACTATTGGAATTTTCTTTGACTGGGGCAGACAGAGTTCTCTACAACATCACAGGAGGCAAAGACCTCACGCTGTTTGAAGTAGACGAAGCTACAAAAGTAATAACCGAATCGGCTTCTTCCGATGCAAATATAATCTTTGGCACAGCAATAGATGAATCGCTTACAGATGAAATCTATATTTCTGTAATTGCTGCTGGTTTTGACAAATCTGCTCAAGTAAGTAAAAAAATGAAGGTGCTTAATATTGATAGCGAAAGTATCGATATCGGTAATTTTGAAACCCCTGCATTTATAAGAAGAAAGAAAACAACTGAATAA
- a CDS encoding RNA polymerase sigma factor, giving the protein MEKREEIIFVKKIVSGDEKAFREFYKMFFPKIYKYAYRKLQNREQAEDITSETFFKIFKNLNTYESRMNEGLDIWVYSIERNAIRDLFRKNAGIEILPLEEKWGNVLLPPIDDPYIMIERKEIEEIINEELQKIPKQYREIIKLRFFKKKHIREIAATLGKNEGAIKIMQFRALNALKEKVKERIKNANQ; this is encoded by the coding sequence TTGGAAAAAAGAGAAGAAATTATTTTTGTTAAGAAAATTGTTTCAGGAGATGAAAAAGCATTTAGAGAATTTTATAAAATGTTTTTCCCTAAAATATATAAGTATGCTTATAGAAAACTACAAAACAGGGAACAAGCTGAGGATATTACCTCAGAAACATTTTTTAAAATTTTTAAAAATTTAAATACATATGAAAGCAGGATGAACGAAGGATTAGATATTTGGGTATACAGCATAGAACGAAACGCTATAAGAGATTTGTTTAGAAAAAATGCAGGCATAGAAATTCTTCCACTTGAAGAAAAATGGGGAAATGTGCTACTTCCACCAATTGATGACCCATACATTATGATAGAGAGAAAGGAAATAGAAGAGATAATTAATGAAGAGTTGCAGAAAATTCCAAAACAGTATAGAGAAATTATTAAATTAAGGTTCTTCAAGAAAAAACATATTCGCGAAATTGCTGCAACACTTGGAAAAAATGAAGGGGCTATAAAAATAATGCAATTTAGAGCATTGAACGCCTTAAAAGAAAAAGTTAAGGAGAGAATAAAAAATGCAAATCAATAA
- a CDS encoding ABC transporter substrate-binding protein, protein MKKVLALTLAVMMVLVFFAVRPASVSAAGFPDVPTNYWAKKHIDYLVTQNVIAGFPDGTFKPENAVTREQFAKMIVVAKGLSLSKPAIPTYSDVSKSRWSYGYVEAASKAGYIKGYGGGKFGSADPITREQLAVLEIRVLGKEAESLSSSLIIATFSNDEAKISSWARGAMTLAVRPDAQLLKWDKERNIRPKNAGTRAECAYSIYMILKPPVKGGQVSVATSEEPKTLFDALGSSAVMFEVLGAVAEGSSSTLPSGKLYPIQADYIPSVANGTWIINEDGTMKTTWKLKKGIKWSDGQPVTAKDYVFGWEMHLNDAVQVVSRDVPEKVAKVETPDDYTLVVYWTAPSIWAQYSPLSGGVYPSHILKPILDSTPENINSCDYNLDPVYSGPYKVKTWSPGNYIILEKNPNYWAGAGLLDTFVYYITPDTNTMLMQLLAGKLDMTMPGIGIDIPQADAAEKNGLTRTFNIRFVQSVYWEHITLNLDDEFMKDVNLRKALMFALDRQEMSRKIFSGKRDLSYGPMPGGMTAFNKDLIGMYPYDPAKARDILTKAGYTWDSGGALINPEGKKVTIDISGPAGYAVREQEIEFCLKYWKDNLGISGSYVPQAWGPMIDTWYDGNFQASLFAWGSDPAGICSYTLYHTNQIPTEETGWAGQNYTHISNAELDKWLTICNDSVDDVVRIDASKKIQAIVYDELPELYLNLHVSVWAIRKGLIGTEEYDLNAITPSSYNAQYWYWEK, encoded by the coding sequence ATGAAAAAAGTATTAGCTTTAACACTTGCAGTAATGATGGTGTTGGTATTCTTCGCGGTAAGGCCAGCTTCAGTAAGCGCAGCAGGCTTCCCTGATGTCCCAACAAACTACTGGGCAAAAAAACATATTGACTACCTTGTTACACAAAACGTAATAGCAGGTTTCCCGGATGGAACTTTTAAACCAGAGAACGCTGTAACACGTGAGCAATTTGCAAAAATGATCGTTGTAGCAAAAGGCCTCTCGCTGTCCAAGCCAGCAATACCAACTTATAGCGATGTTTCGAAATCGCGTTGGTCTTATGGCTACGTAGAAGCTGCATCAAAAGCAGGCTACATCAAAGGCTATGGAGGCGGCAAATTCGGGTCAGCAGATCCAATCACAAGAGAACAACTTGCCGTTCTTGAAATTAGAGTATTAGGCAAAGAAGCAGAATCACTTTCTTCAAGTCTTATCATTGCAACCTTCTCTAACGATGAGGCAAAAATTTCCTCATGGGCAAGAGGAGCAATGACACTTGCAGTAAGACCTGATGCACAGCTTCTTAAATGGGACAAAGAAAGAAACATCAGACCAAAAAATGCCGGAACAAGAGCAGAATGCGCATATTCAATCTATATGATTCTTAAGCCACCAGTAAAAGGCGGACAAGTTTCTGTTGCAACTTCTGAAGAACCTAAAACTCTTTTTGATGCACTTGGCTCAAGTGCAGTAATGTTTGAAGTATTAGGAGCAGTCGCAGAAGGCTCTTCATCTACTCTCCCCTCAGGAAAACTTTATCCTATCCAGGCAGATTACATTCCAAGCGTAGCCAACGGTACCTGGATTATCAATGAAGACGGCACAATGAAAACTACATGGAAGCTCAAAAAGGGTATCAAATGGTCAGATGGTCAGCCAGTAACAGCAAAAGATTATGTATTCGGCTGGGAAATGCACTTAAATGATGCCGTACAAGTTGTATCAAGAGATGTTCCGGAAAAAGTAGCAAAAGTTGAAACACCAGATGATTACACACTCGTTGTTTACTGGACAGCACCCAGTATCTGGGCTCAGTATAGTCCACTCAGCGGCGGCGTTTATCCTTCACACATATTAAAACCAATTTTAGACTCAACTCCAGAAAATATCAACTCATGCGACTACAATTTGGATCCAGTATACAGCGGACCATACAAAGTTAAAACATGGTCTCCCGGAAACTACATTATTTTGGAAAAAAATCCAAATTACTGGGCAGGTGCAGGTCTCCTTGATACATTTGTTTATTATATAACACCAGATACAAACACAATGCTTATGCAGCTTCTTGCAGGTAAACTCGATATGACAATGCCAGGCATTGGAATTGACATACCACAGGCCGACGCAGCAGAAAAAAATGGCTTAACCAGAACATTTAACATTCGCTTTGTCCAGTCTGTTTACTGGGAGCATATTACTTTAAACCTTGATGACGAATTCATGAAAGATGTGAACCTTCGTAAAGCGTTGATGTTTGCATTAGACAGACAAGAAATGAGCAGAAAAATATTTAGTGGTAAGAGAGATCTTTCATACGGGCCAATGCCAGGGGGAATGACTGCGTTTAATAAAGACCTTATTGGCATGTATCCATATGACCCTGCAAAAGCAAGAGATATACTTACAAAAGCAGGATATACCTGGGACAGCGGCGGCGCTTTAATTAATCCAGAAGGAAAGAAAGTTACTATTGATATTTCGGGCCCAGCAGGATATGCAGTGCGTGAACAAGAAATTGAATTTTGCCTTAAATACTGGAAAGATAATCTCGGAATTTCCGGAAGTTACGTACCTCAAGCCTGGGGCCCAATGATTGACACCTGGTATGACGGCAATTTCCAAGCTTCTCTATTTGCGTGGGGCTCAGATCCAGCTGGAATTTGTTCATACACACTTTATCACACCAACCAAATTCCTACCGAAGAAACCGGCTGGGCTGGTCAGAACTATACACACATTAGCAACGCAGAATTAGATAAATGGTTAACAATTTGTAATGATTCGGTTGATGATGTTGTTCGAATCGATGCCTCAAAGAAAATACAGGCTATCGTTTATGACGAGCTTCCGGAGCTTTACCTCAACTTGCATGTATCAGTCTGGGCGATTCGTAAAGGGCTCATAGGCACCGAAGAGTATGACCTCAATGCTATAACACCAAGTTCATACAATGCTCAATACTGGTACTGGGAGAAATAG